The Echinicola rosea genome has a segment encoding these proteins:
- a CDS encoding SusC/RagA family TonB-linked outer membrane protein — protein MTQTLRKLRVLMLCLFFSVSWQMAAFGQEKEVTGNVISSEDKQPLPGVSVLVQGTTKGAITDLDGNFSINLNEGENVLTFSFIGFETKNVAVGNQTEISVTLSPDMQALEEVVVVGYGEQKKETVTGAVAAVKGTELAKSPATNISNSIAGRMPGVVAVNRSGEPGYDGSGIRIRGSNTLGNNDALIVIDGIPARAGGFERLNPNDIESISVLKDASAAIYGSRAANGVILVTTKRGRSGKPELSYQFNQGWGQPTVIPDLANAAQYAEMLNDLSVYELPVNEWEAAHQAYNNTGVYTRPNGQERAAPYTPEDIAAYQAGNDPWNYPNTDWYDATLKEWSPQVRHNLQLVGGSENVKYLASLGYQNQDAYYKNSATGYKQYDLRINLDAKINDFISLKIGVLGREEFRFFPTRGAGAIFRMQMRGKPNQPAFWPNGLPGPDIENGENPVVITTNATGYDRDKRDYFQSNGELTIKIPGVEGLKFVGTAAVDKLSRDLKRWETPWTLYERGTGFEEDGVTPVLVPSQRGPADPRLRQEHFNQLNILLGGVLSYEKTFNEAHKLNILAGTNRETEEGDNFNAFRRYYISTAIDQLFAGGELEKDNGGGAYERARLNYFGRVAYNYKEKYLAEFLWRYDASYIFPEDTRFGFFPGIMLGWVASEEDFFKQAIPGLEFFKIRGSWGQMGNDQVYFDSNGDGTQTLQEYQFLGTYGFDSYIIDGTETKTLYETRVPNTSITWEIANNANIGIEGQLLDGKIFFEFDYFYNKRTNILWRKNASVPQTTGISLPAENIGEVANSGFDALMGYRGRTNGGFNYSVSVNGGYAKNKILFWDEPPGAEEWQKSTGKPMNTFLVYQYDGVFPDQESIDNEELDYSAITNELRPGDMKYVDYDGDGLITPDDRVRMDQNNIPLFQGGMNITASYKNFDLSILLQGAFGARQYVSAGESGNIGNYLLDIYENRWTVDNPSSEHPRIANRSDQYYSNGNTYWFRQADYIRLKNFEIGYTLPLEVGEKVGIKNLRIFANGLNLFNIMNKLEVMDPESSNSTGQYYPQARVINTGLSVTF, from the coding sequence ATGACTCAAACTTTACGCAAGTTAAGGGTCCTCATGCTGTGCCTATTTTTTTCTGTCAGTTGGCAGATGGCCGCATTTGGGCAAGAAAAAGAAGTGACTGGTAATGTCATTTCCTCCGAAGACAAACAGCCCCTACCCGGTGTGTCTGTTTTGGTACAAGGCACCACCAAGGGCGCAATCACCGACCTGGATGGTAATTTTAGCATCAACCTCAATGAAGGCGAAAACGTACTTACCTTTTCGTTCATCGGGTTTGAGACCAAAAATGTAGCTGTCGGAAATCAAACCGAAATCTCAGTTACTCTGTCCCCTGACATGCAAGCCCTCGAAGAGGTCGTGGTAGTAGGGTACGGTGAACAAAAGAAAGAGACGGTTACCGGTGCTGTGGCCGCAGTAAAAGGAACGGAACTGGCCAAATCCCCGGCCACAAACATCTCCAACTCTATCGCTGGCCGTATGCCGGGAGTAGTAGCGGTAAACCGCAGTGGTGAGCCTGGCTATGACGGTTCCGGAATCCGTATTCGTGGCTCCAACACCCTTGGCAACAACGACGCCTTGATCGTTATCGACGGCATCCCGGCCAGGGCAGGCGGTTTCGAGCGGCTGAACCCTAACGACATCGAAAGCATCTCTGTACTAAAAGATGCTTCTGCGGCCATTTATGGTTCCAGGGCAGCAAATGGCGTAATTTTGGTCACCACCAAACGGGGACGGTCCGGCAAGCCTGAACTGTCCTATCAATTTAACCAAGGGTGGGGACAGCCCACCGTCATACCGGATCTGGCCAATGCCGCACAATATGCTGAAATGCTAAACGACCTGAGTGTTTATGAACTTCCAGTGAACGAGTGGGAAGCGGCACACCAAGCCTACAACAACACAGGCGTATATACCCGACCAAACGGACAAGAAAGGGCCGCTCCCTACACCCCTGAGGACATTGCGGCTTATCAGGCAGGTAACGACCCTTGGAATTACCCCAATACCGATTGGTATGATGCCACCCTAAAGGAGTGGTCTCCACAAGTACGGCATAATCTCCAACTCGTGGGTGGCAGTGAGAACGTAAAATACCTGGCCTCCCTTGGCTATCAAAACCAAGATGCTTACTACAAAAACTCCGCCACTGGCTACAAACAGTACGACCTGAGGATTAACCTTGACGCCAAGATCAACGATTTTATCAGTCTGAAAATTGGCGTTTTGGGAAGGGAAGAATTCCGGTTTTTCCCCACCAGAGGTGCTGGTGCCATCTTCCGTATGCAAATGCGCGGGAAGCCCAACCAACCGGCCTTCTGGCCAAACGGACTGCCAGGACCGGACATCGAAAACGGTGAAAACCCCGTGGTCATCACCACCAATGCTACCGGATATGATCGAGACAAAAGAGATTACTTCCAATCCAATGGTGAGCTGACCATCAAAATCCCAGGGGTAGAAGGCCTGAAATTTGTCGGTACCGCTGCGGTGGATAAACTCTCAAGAGACCTTAAAAGGTGGGAAACCCCTTGGACCCTCTATGAACGTGGAACGGGCTTTGAAGAAGATGGGGTAACTCCTGTCCTCGTACCCAGCCAAAGGGGGCCTGCTGATCCAAGGCTGAGACAAGAACATTTCAACCAATTGAACATCCTTCTGGGCGGTGTTCTTTCTTACGAAAAGACGTTCAATGAAGCCCATAAATTGAATATTCTCGCCGGTACCAACCGCGAGACCGAAGAAGGCGATAATTTCAATGCCTTCAGAAGGTACTACATCTCTACGGCCATTGATCAGCTTTTTGCCGGCGGGGAACTGGAAAAAGACAACGGCGGTGGTGCCTATGAGCGCGCAAGGCTGAATTATTTCGGAAGGGTAGCCTATAATTACAAGGAAAAATACCTCGCCGAATTCCTGTGGAGATATGATGCTTCCTACATCTTCCCTGAGGACACGCGATTCGGCTTCTTTCCCGGCATCATGCTGGGCTGGGTAGCCTCTGAAGAGGATTTCTTTAAACAAGCCATTCCGGGACTGGAATTCTTCAAGATCCGTGGTAGCTGGGGGCAGATGGGGAATGACCAAGTCTATTTTGATTCCAACGGTGATGGAACCCAGACCCTTCAGGAATACCAATTCTTGGGCACTTATGGATTTGACAGCTATATCATTGATGGTACCGAAACCAAAACCCTTTATGAAACAAGGGTACCAAATACTTCCATTACCTGGGAGATCGCCAATAACGCCAACATCGGAATAGAAGGTCAGTTGCTGGATGGAAAGATCTTCTTCGAGTTTGATTATTTCTATAACAAACGAACCAACATCCTTTGGAGAAAAAATGCTTCTGTACCGCAAACCACCGGCATCAGCTTACCTGCCGAGAACATCGGCGAAGTGGCCAACTCCGGCTTCGATGCCTTGATGGGCTACCGCGGCAGGACCAACGGCGGCTTTAACTACAGCGTCAGTGTAAACGGTGGCTATGCCAAAAACAAAATCCTTTTCTGGGATGAACCGCCAGGGGCTGAAGAATGGCAAAAATCAACGGGCAAGCCCATGAATACGTTCTTGGTGTACCAATACGATGGTGTATTCCCGGACCAGGAATCTATCGACAACGAAGAACTGGATTACTCTGCCATCACCAACGAACTCCGTCCTGGGGACATGAAATATGTCGATTATGATGGCGATGGACTCATCACACCTGATGACCGTGTGCGAATGGACCAAAACAACATCCCGTTGTTCCAAGGCGGCATGAACATCACGGCTTCTTATAAAAACTTTGACCTGTCCATCCTCCTACAAGGAGCTTTTGGTGCTCGACAGTACGTTAGCGCGGGTGAATCAGGAAACATCGGAAACTACCTACTGGACATTTATGAAAACAGATGGACAGTGGACAATCCAAGCAGCGAACACCCAAGGATCGCCAATAGAAGTGACCAATATTACTCCAATGGCAATACCTATTGGTTTAGACAAGCCGATTACATCCGATTGAAAAACTTTGAGATCGGATACACCCTTCCATTGGAAGTCGGAGAAAAAGTGGGCATCAAAAACCTACGGATTTTTGCCAATGGCCTGAACTTGTTCAACATCATGAACAAACTGGAAGTAATGGATCCTGAATCATCCAACTCCACTGGCCAATATTATCCGCAGGCAAGAGTAATCAACACAGGACTATCGGTGACCTTTTAA
- a CDS encoding RagB/SusD family nutrient uptake outer membrane protein → MNKFKNITYLCLIAVSLWIFSSCNADFVNTSPLDEVSEEDVWSDPALAEAAVTGTYVGLGQGGFDEQMLASLTDEAIFTHPGRDITVITESRSNPAAPGWINNTLEWGNMYSYIRACNVAIENLTDPLLTDQDLVDRLMGEAKFMRAYYSHQLLRYYGGFPIVDRAYELGEESYEIPRNTWEECINFIVGDLDEAATLLEGKSMDSGRASRMAALALKSRVLLYAASDLHDIPTASSQSSLISGYANPEYLGYTSGDRMSRWQRAKDAAKAVLDNDEGNLLNLSGPVSHEEGIQNYMNNSLSKNGGEEELIFARYFINAKQENGGRQGLFNGPNGYNNWAGNTPIQHFVDDYEMMDGTEFDWDNPEHAEAPYENRDARFYASLLYDGAQWKPRSSANQPKDPLGQIQTGQYEIIQNGSVETHFGLDTRNSSIEDWNGSYTGYYFRKFIDPDPSIVDQNTWQEIPWPFLRYTEAVLNYVEACIELGQEEEARTWLNRIRYRVGMPAINDSGEALRERYRNERRIEMAYEEQRYHDCRRWMIPEETLGRKANGINIVGEFKPGESLELYRYDPEIYDYSYEVTPIDPGKENRQWLDKMYYLPIHQNEMNRNAQLVQNPGYTE, encoded by the coding sequence ATGAACAAATTCAAAAATATAACCTATCTGTGCCTCATCGCAGTCAGCTTATGGATATTTTCCAGTTGTAATGCTGATTTTGTCAATACCAGCCCACTGGATGAGGTATCAGAAGAAGATGTATGGTCGGATCCGGCACTGGCCGAAGCAGCGGTCACAGGCACCTATGTAGGCTTGGGCCAAGGCGGCTTTGACGAACAAATGCTCGCCTCACTTACCGATGAAGCCATCTTTACCCACCCGGGCAGAGACATCACGGTCATTACGGAATCCAGGTCAAACCCTGCTGCCCCTGGATGGATCAACAACACCCTCGAATGGGGCAATATGTATAGTTATATCCGCGCCTGTAATGTGGCCATCGAGAATCTAACGGATCCATTGCTGACAGATCAGGATTTGGTGGACCGCCTCATGGGGGAAGCCAAGTTTATGCGGGCCTATTACAGCCATCAGCTTTTGCGCTATTACGGTGGTTTCCCGATTGTGGACAGGGCTTATGAGTTGGGCGAAGAATCCTACGAAATCCCCCGGAATACCTGGGAGGAGTGTATCAACTTCATCGTAGGTGACCTTGACGAAGCAGCCACATTGCTGGAAGGAAAATCCATGGATTCTGGCAGAGCAAGCAGAATGGCTGCCTTGGCCCTCAAATCCAGGGTACTGCTTTATGCAGCCAGTGACCTCCACGATATCCCTACGGCTTCCAGTCAATCCAGCTTGATTTCCGGTTATGCCAATCCCGAATACTTGGGCTACACTTCCGGCGATCGCATGTCCAGATGGCAACGGGCAAAAGATGCCGCCAAAGCGGTCTTGGACAATGACGAAGGCAACTTGCTTAACCTTTCGGGGCCCGTTTCCCATGAAGAAGGCATTCAGAACTACATGAACAACTCTCTTTCCAAAAATGGCGGAGAAGAAGAACTGATCTTTGCTCGGTATTTCATCAATGCCAAACAGGAAAACGGGGGACGTCAAGGGCTCTTCAACGGCCCCAACGGCTATAACAACTGGGCCGGGAATACGCCCATCCAGCACTTTGTGGATGACTATGAAATGATGGACGGCACCGAGTTTGACTGGGACAATCCGGAACATGCAGAAGCGCCTTACGAAAACCGGGATGCCCGTTTCTACGCTTCCTTGCTCTATGATGGTGCCCAATGGAAGCCAAGATCTTCTGCCAATCAGCCTAAAGACCCGTTAGGACAAATCCAAACGGGCCAATACGAAATCATACAGAACGGATCGGTAGAAACCCACTTTGGCCTGGATACTCGAAATAGTTCTATTGAGGACTGGAATGGATCATATACGGGGTATTATTTTCGCAAATTTATTGACCCCGATCCTTCCATCGTGGACCAAAACACTTGGCAAGAGATCCCGTGGCCTTTCTTACGCTACACGGAAGCCGTGCTGAATTACGTAGAAGCCTGCATCGAGCTGGGGCAGGAAGAAGAGGCCCGCACTTGGCTAAACAGGATCCGGTACCGGGTGGGCATGCCTGCCATCAACGACTCCGGGGAGGCTTTGCGGGAGCGCTATAGAAATGAACGTCGTATCGAAATGGCATACGAAGAACAGCGCTACCATGACTGTCGCCGCTGGATGATCCCGGAAGAGACGCTGGGCAGAAAAGCCAATGGCATCAATATTGTCGGAGAATTTAAACCCGGCGAAAGCTTGGAACTCTACCGCTATGATCCTGAGATCTACGATTATTCCTATGAGGTCACACCTATTGACCCAGGAAAGGAAAACCGGCAATGGCTGGATAAAATGTACTACTTGCCGATTCACCAAAACGAGATGAATAGAAACGCCCAACTCGTCCAAAATCCTGGATACACCGAATAA
- a CDS encoding VCBS repeat-containing protein, with product MLKFYSKLACIGLLCSLLINCSQPEESSAPEKPSLFTLLPSSKTNVSFENKLTEGLNTNVLMYEYFYNGGGVAIGDINGDGLDDIYFSGNMIPNKLYLNKGQMTFEDITASSGTAGRNGPWKTGVTMADVNGDGRLDIYVCYSGNLRPEKRKNELYINEGNNENGLPTFSEQATMYGIASTSTSTQGIFLDYDKDGDLDLFLLNHNHKSLPILDEASTTAILKEKDPAGSQLFRNDDGKFTEVTEAAGIQNSALSYGLGAGAADINGDGWTDLYICNDYTAPDYLYINNQDGTFIDRIGSSMGHTSHFSMGNDVADVNNDGLPDLFTLDMLPEDNKRQKLLMAPDNYEKFDFKVDMGFHHQYMRNMLQVNNGNSTFSEIGQLSGISNTDWSWSAQFADFDNDGWKDLYITNGYLRDYTNMDFLKFMGDYVQNNDGNIRRQNVLDLVKQIPSSNLHNYMFKNNGDLTFDKVSKSWGLDYSSNSNGAAYADLDNDGDLDLVVNNINLDAFIFENNADKQLDHNFLKIELKGEKGNKYGLGTQITLYDNHQTMYQEQMPSRGYQSSVSPVLHFGLGKDDFIDSIQVKWLSGKTQTARNVEANQLVTFLEAEAVDDSPNRHAPTPLFTETSSPFEIQFSQNQLNDFKRQPLIVNPLSFESPSLAKADVNGDGLEDIFVGTGSGDISKLFIQQINGQFIPQGIDEFALDKGSEDSYAAFADVNGDGFTDLYVCSGGYGNFMPTDPKLQDRLYINDGKGNFKKQPAALPKMLTSTSCAAFLDVNGDKALDIFVGGRTVPGRYPEKPRSYILVNDGQGNFTDQTNDVAPALVHPGMITDAAMADLDGDGKPELLTVGEWMPVQVFTVGQGKMVEVSDQYFDKQYRGWWNTIHIDDFNGDQKPDLIVGNQGTNTQIHANDDEPASLIYKDFDQNGSLDPILCCYILGENYPYVTRDELLDQMAKMRTRFPDYKSYASAKIKDIFTDEELENSKKLTANHLTTALFLSSGAKKFSMANLPIQAQNSPIMAIASQDMDNDGNKDILLCGNIENARLRFGKYDANYGLLLKGDGKGNFISLSQAHAGFSLKGDVRSIISLKEKWIFGINQVGIVTYSKTDNTN from the coding sequence ATGCTAAAATTTTACTCCAAATTGGCCTGTATTGGCTTGCTCTGCAGCTTGCTCATAAATTGTAGTCAGCCAGAAGAAAGTTCAGCTCCGGAAAAACCGTCATTATTTACCCTTCTACCCTCTTCTAAAACAAATGTCTCCTTTGAAAACAAGCTTACCGAAGGGCTGAACACCAATGTCCTGATGTACGAATATTTTTACAATGGCGGCGGCGTGGCCATTGGCGATATAAATGGCGACGGGCTGGACGATATCTACTTTTCGGGCAATATGATTCCCAACAAACTTTACCTGAACAAGGGCCAAATGACATTTGAGGACATCACTGCTAGTTCCGGCACGGCAGGACGCAACGGCCCCTGGAAAACAGGTGTGACCATGGCGGATGTCAATGGTGACGGCAGACTGGACATCTATGTCTGTTATTCGGGCAACCTAAGACCTGAAAAAAGAAAAAACGAACTTTATATCAATGAGGGCAATAACGAAAACGGCCTTCCAACATTTTCAGAACAAGCAACAATGTACGGCATAGCCAGTACCTCTACCAGCACCCAAGGGATATTTCTTGACTATGATAAAGATGGAGACCTGGACCTATTTCTCCTAAACCACAACCACAAATCTCTTCCGATACTGGATGAAGCCAGTACCACTGCCATCCTAAAGGAAAAAGACCCGGCTGGATCACAGCTATTCAGGAATGATGATGGCAAATTTACAGAAGTAACTGAAGCCGCAGGGATCCAAAATTCAGCCCTCTCTTATGGGCTCGGCGCTGGAGCTGCGGACATCAATGGTGACGGATGGACGGACCTGTACATTTGCAATGACTATACCGCTCCGGATTACCTGTACATCAACAACCAAGATGGCACTTTCATCGACCGGATCGGTAGCAGTATGGGACACACTTCACACTTTTCTATGGGGAACGATGTCGCAGATGTAAACAATGACGGGCTTCCTGACCTCTTTACGCTCGACATGCTTCCTGAAGACAACAAACGTCAAAAACTGCTCATGGCACCTGACAATTATGAGAAGTTTGACTTTAAAGTGGACATGGGCTTTCATCATCAATATATGCGAAATATGCTCCAGGTCAATAATGGCAACAGCACTTTCAGTGAAATCGGTCAGCTATCGGGGATTTCCAATACCGACTGGAGCTGGTCGGCCCAATTTGCAGACTTTGACAACGATGGATGGAAGGACCTGTACATCACCAACGGCTACTTACGTGATTACACCAATATGGACTTCCTGAAGTTTATGGGGGACTATGTCCAAAACAATGACGGAAACATCCGGCGCCAAAATGTACTGGATCTGGTCAAGCAAATTCCCTCATCCAACCTCCACAATTATATGTTCAAAAACAACGGAGACCTTACCTTTGACAAGGTGAGCAAAAGCTGGGGGCTGGATTATTCTTCCAATAGCAACGGTGCCGCATATGCAGATCTCGACAATGACGGAGATCTAGACCTGGTAGTAAACAATATCAACTTGGACGCCTTCATTTTTGAAAATAACGCAGACAAGCAACTCGACCATAACTTCCTGAAAATCGAACTAAAAGGTGAAAAAGGCAATAAGTACGGTCTGGGCACTCAAATAACGCTTTATGACAACCACCAAACGATGTATCAAGAGCAAATGCCTTCCCGTGGTTATCAATCTAGCGTCTCCCCAGTCCTCCACTTCGGATTGGGCAAGGACGATTTTATCGATTCTATCCAAGTCAAATGGCTCAGTGGAAAAACCCAAACGGCCCGTAACGTGGAAGCCAACCAACTGGTAACCTTCCTAGAGGCCGAAGCAGTAGATGATTCCCCCAACCGCCATGCCCCGACTCCACTCTTTACAGAGACAAGCTCGCCGTTTGAGATCCAATTCTCCCAAAACCAGTTGAATGATTTCAAAAGACAGCCATTGATCGTCAATCCACTTTCATTCGAAAGTCCTTCCCTGGCCAAAGCAGATGTCAATGGTGATGGCCTGGAGGATATTTTTGTAGGCACGGGGTCAGGTGACATCTCAAAGCTGTTTATTCAACAAATAAACGGGCAATTTATCCCCCAAGGAATAGATGAATTTGCCCTAGACAAAGGCAGTGAAGACAGCTACGCTGCTTTTGCGGATGTCAATGGTGATGGATTCACAGACCTATACGTGTGTAGCGGTGGCTATGGCAATTTTATGCCTACTGATCCTAAACTCCAAGATCGCCTTTACATAAACGACGGGAAGGGCAATTTCAAGAAACAACCTGCTGCGCTGCCCAAAATGCTCACCAGCACCAGTTGCGCTGCCTTTCTAGATGTCAATGGTGATAAAGCACTGGATATTTTTGTGGGAGGAAGGACGGTGCCCGGCAGGTATCCTGAAAAGCCCCGCAGTTATATCTTAGTCAATGATGGCCAAGGAAACTTTACCGACCAAACCAACGATGTGGCGCCTGCATTGGTCCATCCGGGCATGATCACGGACGCAGCAATGGCGGACCTGGACGGAGATGGCAAACCTGAACTCCTTACGGTGGGAGAGTGGATGCCGGTTCAGGTATTCACCGTTGGTCAAGGAAAAATGGTAGAAGTCTCTGACCAGTATTTTGACAAGCAATACCGCGGATGGTGGAATACCATTCATATCGATGACTTCAATGGTGACCAAAAACCCGATCTCATCGTAGGAAACCAAGGAACCAACACACAAATCCATGCCAATGACGATGAACCTGCCAGTCTCATTTATAAGGATTTTGACCAAAATGGTTCCCTAGACCCCATTTTGTGCTGTTATATCCTAGGAGAAAATTATCCTTATGTCACCCGGGACGAATTACTGGATCAAATGGCGAAAATGCGTACACGCTTTCCCGATTATAAAAGTTATGCAAGTGCTAAAATAAAAGACATTTTCACTGACGAGGAGCTTGAGAACAGTAAAAAACTTACCGCAAACCACTTAACGACAGCCCTCTTCCTAAGCAGCGGGGCGAAAAAATTCTCCATGGCCAATTTGCCTATCCAGGCTCAAAACAGCCCTATCATGGCCATCGCCAGTCAAGACATGGACAACGACGGGAACAAAGACATACTCCTCTGCGGCAACATCGAAAACGCAAGGTTGCGCTTTGGAAAATATGATGCCAATTATGGCCTCTTGCTTAAAGGCGATGGAAAAGGTAATTTTATAAGCCTTTCACAGGCCCACGCGGGATTCTCCCTAAAAGGTGACGTAAGAAGCATCATTTCACTTAAAGAGAAGTGGATCTTTGGAATCAATCAAGTAGGAATCGTCACCTACTCCAAAACGGACAACACCAATTAA
- a CDS encoding DUF5686 and carboxypeptidase regulatory-like domain-containing protein yields the protein MKRFSQVRWFVFMGIWLGLVMSAFGQGIRGKVLGEDGTPIPYASVFVRNLNDGIPTNQNGAFEYPLAPGHYDIIVRHLGYETQQQTVEIKNDWIQVDVTLVSQTYAMEEVEVKGGAEDPALTVMRKAIAKAKFHRLQVAEYTMKVYIKGTGELTSAPFFLKKKLKEEGISLNEAYTSESVSEITFKQPNELSEKVISIRSSGESNQTDPAPYIGASFYQDKINDVVSPLSRYAFSYYRFKHEGTFFEHGVLVNKIRVTPRSRGEQVFEGHIYIIEDLWAIHSLELKTSIMGFDVGVTQQYAPVEEKVWMPLTHVYTFGGSFFGFKGHYKYLASTRDYQITLNPDLVAETEILDETVEAFERKAPAQEQIIEADQMSRKDFRKMINQYEKEQEKQRKNAEVAVVRNHEVDSLAHERTKSYWDSIRPVKLTEKEIQGYHRDDSLAMVEAAKKSEVDSIAEKAKKPFNPLDILGGGMYHFGGGRTAGFDANFTKLSFNTVEGFKFGLGGNYQVSRVDSASSRISSWKISPEVRYGFSSKQWYGTLDFQKSWKQERARFLYGLSAGKYIYQFNGDKPINELVNAAYSLLLRRNYMKLYDQQFVRLFMDHRPKDAFSYKLSLTYADRGVLTNQSNYSFYNKPGRDYSSNMPDNVEAGDGAFLSNESLLLDAAFSWRPGLKYYVRNGTKYPLGNTAPQVTLRYHKGIANVGLGDGSADFDQLEVGVKHSFEFGVSGDLDFNVRAGTFLNDDQVYFMDYAHFGGNRTIFSNMGTVSNYRFLDYYRFSTKGNYISGIVHYQFRKFLLTQLPMLRFSGVRENVFLNYLKTEYSPHYWEVGYSLDNLFRVFRVEVGAGFENGGYVRGGVRLGIATFINVDFGE from the coding sequence ATGAAGCGTTTTTCACAAGTTAGATGGTTTGTTTTCATGGGGATTTGGCTGGGATTGGTGATGTCGGCTTTTGGACAGGGTATTCGCGGGAAGGTGCTGGGGGAAGATGGTACGCCGATCCCGTATGCATCGGTATTCGTCCGAAACTTGAATGATGGGATCCCAACCAACCAGAACGGGGCATTTGAATACCCTTTGGCTCCTGGGCATTATGACATTATAGTAAGGCATCTTGGCTACGAAACCCAGCAGCAAACCGTTGAAATCAAGAATGACTGGATTCAGGTGGATGTAACGTTGGTCTCCCAGACCTATGCTATGGAGGAAGTGGAGGTAAAAGGGGGAGCTGAAGATCCTGCGCTGACCGTGATGCGCAAGGCCATTGCCAAGGCAAAATTCCATCGCCTTCAAGTGGCTGAATATACGATGAAGGTGTATATCAAAGGAACTGGCGAACTGACAAGTGCTCCTTTTTTTCTGAAGAAAAAACTAAAGGAAGAGGGCATTTCCCTGAATGAGGCCTATACTTCCGAGTCTGTTTCCGAGATTACGTTTAAGCAGCCGAATGAGCTCAGCGAAAAGGTCATCAGTATTCGTTCATCTGGCGAAAGCAACCAGACGGATCCGGCTCCGTACATTGGGGCATCTTTTTATCAGGACAAGATCAATGACGTGGTATCACCACTCAGCAGGTATGCCTTTTCATATTATCGATTTAAGCACGAAGGTACTTTTTTTGAACATGGTGTATTGGTTAATAAAATCCGGGTGACTCCCCGTTCCCGTGGGGAACAGGTTTTTGAAGGGCATATTTATATTATCGAAGATCTGTGGGCGATTCATAGCCTCGAGCTGAAAACCTCCATTATGGGCTTTGATGTAGGAGTAACCCAGCAGTATGCACCAGTAGAAGAAAAGGTGTGGATGCCTCTGACGCATGTTTATACCTTTGGAGGGAGTTTTTTTGGATTTAAAGGTCACTATAAATACCTCGCTTCTACGCGTGATTATCAAATCACCCTTAATCCTGACTTGGTGGCAGAGACAGAGATTCTGGATGAAACAGTGGAGGCTTTTGAGCGGAAGGCCCCCGCCCAAGAGCAAATCATTGAAGCCGATCAAATGTCCCGTAAGGATTTTCGTAAAATGATCAACCAGTATGAAAAAGAGCAGGAAAAGCAACGAAAAAATGCCGAGGTAGCGGTGGTGCGAAATCATGAGGTGGACTCCCTTGCACACGAGCGTACGAAGTCATATTGGGATAGCATCCGGCCGGTAAAGCTTACTGAAAAAGAAATCCAAGGCTATCACCGTGATGACAGCCTCGCCATGGTGGAGGCCGCAAAAAAGAGTGAGGTGGACTCCATTGCAGAGAAGGCCAAAAAGCCTTTTAATCCCCTGGATATTTTAGGTGGAGGAATGTATCACTTCGGGGGTGGTAGAACCGCTGGTTTTGATGCCAATTTCACCAAGCTGTCCTTTAATACCGTTGAAGGATTCAAATTTGGTTTGGGAGGGAATTATCAAGTGTCCCGAGTGGACAGTGCGTCCAGCCGAATAAGTTCTTGGAAGATCAGTCCTGAGGTGCGCTATGGGTTTTCAAGTAAGCAGTGGTACGGGACCTTGGACTTCCAGAAGTCCTGGAAACAAGAACGGGCCAGGTTTCTGTATGGCCTGTCAGCAGGAAAATACATTTATCAATTTAATGGTGATAAGCCTATCAATGAATTGGTCAATGCGGCATATTCATTACTGTTGAGGAGAAATTATATGAAATTGTACGATCAGCAGTTTGTAAGACTCTTTATGGACCATCGTCCCAAAGATGCATTTTCCTATAAATTGTCCCTGACCTATGCCGACCGGGGGGTGTTGACCAATCAGTCAAATTATAGTTTTTACAATAAGCCTGGAAGGGATTACTCCTCCAATATGCCAGATAATGTCGAAGCAGGGGATGGCGCGTTTCTGTCCAACGAGTCCTTACTGCTTGACGCAGCATTTAGCTGGCGGCCAGGGCTAAAGTATTATGTTCGCAATGGCACGAAATATCCTTTGGGCAATACTGCTCCCCAGGTGACTTTGAGGTACCATAAAGGTATTGCCAATGTGGGACTTGGCGACGGGAGTGCCGATTTTGACCAATTGGAAGTGGGGGTGAAGCATAGTTTTGAATTTGGGGTCAGCGGGGACTTGGACTTTAATGTAAGGGCCGGGACATTTCTGAATGATGATCAGGTTTACTTTATGGATTATGCGCATTTTGGTGGTAATAGGACCATTTTTAGCAATATGGGGACGGTGAGCAATTATCGGTTTTTGGATTATTACAGATTCAGTACCAAAGGCAATTATATCAGTGGTATCGTCCACTACCAGTTTCGTAAGTTTCTGTTGACGCAGTTGCCCATGTTACGGTTTTCGGGCGTTCGGGAAAACGTTTTTCTCAATTACCTAAAGACCGAATATTCGCCACATTATTGGGAGGTGGGTTACTCTTTGGATAATCTGTTTAGGGTTTTCCGCGTGGAAGTGGGAGCGGGCTTTGAGAATGGTGGCTATGTTCGTGGTGGCGTTCGGTTGGGGATTGCGACGTTTATCAATGTGGATTTTGGAGAGTAA